The following coding sequences are from one Gossypium hirsutum isolate 1008001.06 chromosome A12, Gossypium_hirsutum_v2.1, whole genome shotgun sequence window:
- the LOC107920607 gene encoding uncharacterized protein produces MAPARIGKAVVDKLRKYGAEEFRAKVDDDAEGAEFWLENTVRMLDELSYTPEECLKCVVSLLKDTTYHWWNTVSSVVPKEDITWEFFQAEFKKKYINQRFLDPKRKEFLELKQGNKTVSEYEKEFVREFTTLADWSKKAEELNNGRKQAKREARVSSKRSSGRAHFFPTKKLRSHQEPSTSSVGYSDVEILRIDSSKLDTPPVVITSMMAQRYMRKGYEAYLAKESKLKLESVPIVCEYPDVFPEELPGLLAIREVDFGIELLGVKGSDVPKIVFKTRYGHFEFLVMSFGLTNASAAFMDLMNRVF; encoded by the exons ATGGCACCCGCGAGAATTGGTAAAGCCGTAGTGgacaaacttagaaaatatggggctgaagagtttagagctaaggTTGACGATGATGCTGAaggagctgagttctggctcgagaatactgtGCGAATGCTGGATGAATTGTCAtatacacctgaggaatgcttgaagtgtgttgtatctcttTTGAAAGATAcaacatatcattggtggaatacagtATCCTCAGTTGTACCAAAGGAAGACATtacgtgggagttcttccaagctgagtttaaaaagaaatacatcaatcaAAGGTTTTTGGATCCGAAGCggaaggagttcctggaactcaaacaaggaaataagactgtgtcAGAGTACGAAAAGGAATTCGTGAG AGAATTTACCACATTAGCCGATTGGTCTAAGAAGGCCGAAGAACTAAACAATGGAAgaaagcaagctaagagagaagctcgagtttcaaGTAAGAGGTCTAGCGGTAGAGCACACTTCTTCCCCACAAAGAAATTGAGAAGTCATCAAGAACCCTCAACTTCATCAGTGGGATATTCAG ATGTTGAGATTCTCCGGATTGATTCAAGCAAGTTGGATACTCCACCAGTTGTGATTACCTCAatgatggctcaaaggtatatgagaaagggatatgaagcctaccttgctaaAGAATCTAAGTTGAAATTGGAATCTGTACCGATAGTatgcgagtatccggatgtgtttccagaagagctACCTGGATTGCTTGCCATTAGAGAAGTAGATTTTGGTATTGAACTG TTGGGAGTTAAAGGGTCAGACGTGCCTAAGATCGTTTTTaagacgaggtatggtcatttcGAGTTCCTGGTCATGTCTTTTGGTCTAACGAATGCCTCAGctgcatttatggacttaatgaatcgtgtTTTTTGA